The Haploplasma axanthum region GCAATTAATGATGAAAAAGAGTTTTATGTTCAAAGAATTGGTGAACAAGGATTGAACTTAGTTAGTGAAGATTTAGAAATTATTTTTGTACATAATTCAATGTATCGTGGAAATTACCATTTAGGTGAAAAAGTTGTAGTTAAAGTAATCGGAGAAAGTGATAAAGGTTATTCTGGATCACTTGTTAAACAAAAAGAATTACTACGATTTGATGATGCAGAAGAGATTATGAACTATTTAAAAAGATATAAAAAACTTCCATTAACTAGTAAAAGTAGTTCAGAAGAAGTCAATGTCTATTTTGATATGAGTAAAAAAGCATTTAAAAGAGCTTTAGGTTTATTATACAAAGAAAGAAAAGTTGACTTTACAGAAACAGAAACAATATTAATAGATGGTGAAAAAAATGAAAGATAAAAAATTAGTAGATGCAATTACATCAAGAGATACAGATTTTGCTAAATGGTATACGGATTTATGTTTAAAAGCAGAATTAATGGATTATAGTGATGTTGCAGGATTTATAATATATCGTCCATATGGATATGCAATATGGGAAAACATTCAAAGTTATTTAGATAAAAAGTTTAAAGAAACTGGGCATCAAAATGTTTATATGCCATTAGTGATTCCAGAATCTTTATTTCAAAAAGAAAAAGATCATGTTGAAGGATTTGCTCCTGAAACAGCAATGATAACAACATCAGGTGTTGAAGATTTACCTGAAAGACTGATTGTTAGACCAACATCAGAAGTATTATTTTCAACACATTATTCTAAAATAGTTCAATCATATCGTGATTTACCTAAAAAATATAATCAATGGTGTAGTGTTGTTAGATGGGAAAAAACAACAAGACCATTCTTAAGAGGTAAAGAGTTTTTATGGCAAGAAGGTCATACAATTCATGATAATGAAATAGAAGCCAAAACAGAAACTCTAGATATGCTTGAAACATATAAAAATTTAGGAAAAGATTTATTAGCTATTCCTTTTGTTACTGGTCGAAAAACGGAAAAAGAAAAGTTTGCTGGAGCAGAAGAAACATATACAATTGAAGCATTAATGCATGATGGAAAAGCACTTCAATCGGGAACTACACATTACTTTGGACAAGGATTTGCTAAAGCATTTGACATTAAATTCCAAAACGAACAATCAAAGATTGAATATGTATACCAAACATCATGGGGAGTATCTACTAGATTAATTGGTGCGATAATTATGGTTCATGGTGATGATGAAGGTTTAGTATTACCTCCATATGTTGCACCTGATCAAGTTGTTATTATTCCTATTCAAGGTAAAAAAGAAGAAGTTAAAAATGCTTCAAATAAAATTTATCAGGAATTAAAAGAAAAGGGAATTCGTGTGTTATTAGATGATTCTAATAAATCACCAGGATGGAAGTTTAGTGAATATGAAATGAAAGGTGTTCCAATTAGATTAGAAGTTGGACCACGTGATTTAGAGTCTAATGAGGTTACTTTAGTAACTAGACATAATCGTAATAAAAAACAAGTTAAACTTGACGATTTAGCTGTTGAAGTTGAAAAATCAATGAAAGAAATGCATGAAGAAATGTATCAAAATGCATTAAATCATGTTAATAAGAATACAAGAGAAGCTAAAACTTATGATGAATTCAAAAAACATCTTGAAAAAGGTGGATATGTAAAAATTAGTATTAGTGGAGAAGAAGCAGAAATTAAAATTAAAGAAGATACAGGAGCAACAGCAAGAGCAATTATTGACTCAGATTTAGTAACTGAAATTTGCCCTGTTACAAATAAAAAAGCTGTACAAACAGTTTTATTTGCAAGAGCATATTAATCTGAGAGGTTGGTGATGAAGTGCTTACTAATGTTTTTCTAGTTAATGCATTTGGTAACTTAAATGGTTTTGAGTTAATGTTTGCATTAGGTGGAATGATTTTAATAGGACACTTAATTGGGAAATTATTTAATAAAATTAAAATGCCTGAAGTTACTGGATATATTGTCTCTGGTATACTAATAAACTTAATTATTAGATTTATATTTAAAAAAGAAGCAATCGTTAATGAGTTAGTTGATTCATTTCAAGTTGTTATTGTAATAGCACTAAGTTTTGTTTCATTTATGATTGGTACACAAATATCTAAATATAAGGTCAGGAAATTCTCAAAGACAGTAATTCCAGTTGTTATATTACAACTAATATTTGTTGTTAGTTTTACGACATTGTTTTTTTGGATTTTAAATGATTTAAAGTTTGCTTTATTAATTGGAGCAATCAGTTCAGCAACTGCACCAGCGGCAATTGTTGAAATAACAGGTAAATATAAAACTAAAGGGGCACTAACAGATGTTTTATCTTCAATAGTCGCTCTTGATAATTTAGTAGGTATAATTTATTTTTTCACAATATTAGGTTTTATTGAACAAGGAAATACATTGAATGTTAGTTACCTTCCAAGTTTTGAGTATTTGATTGGAGCATTTGCTGCAATCATTATTGGGATAGTAACAGGATTTATCTTAGTCTTATTTGATAAATATATGTTTGTTAAAATTAAAGATAATGATGAAAAACAGCATTCATACTTAGTAATAATGGTCGGGATGATACTATTAATTTCATTAGGTTCATATATGATATCAAACAGTCCATTAACAAGTATTTATCATGTATCTCCATTTATAACTACGCTTGTTGCTGGAATAGTTTTTACAAACTTTATTGATCAAGCATCAAATGAAGAACAATCATATGCAATGCATCAATTCTTACCACCACTTTTAACAGCATTCTTTGTTGTTGCTGGGATGGAACTTGATGTAACAAAACTATTTACAATAACAGGATTATATGCACTAGTATATGTGATAACCCATGCAACTGGAAAATTTCTTGGTGCATATCTTGGAACAAGAATTGTTCCATCAACAAAAAAAGTATTAAAAAATCATTTGCCATATGCAGTATTAACGCAAGGTGGATTTGAAATTTATTTAGCTGGAATTGCAGCAACGGTTTTAAAAGATAATCAAATATTATTAGTTGTCTTAACTAGTGTATTAATGTTTGAGTTATTTGCACCATTATTATTAACAAGAGCATTATTTAATGCCGGAGAAGTTAAGGCACTTTCAATTCCAATTCAGATGGAAGAAATATCTAAAAAAACTAAATTGACAAAAACAAAAAGATTAAGAAAGAATTCTTAGTCTTTTTTTTAATAAAAAAACAACTACCACAATGTGGTAATTGTCTGAATTAGTTTGTTTCTTTAGTTTTAGATAAATCAGAAATTATTGGAATAATTACTGGTTTTCTCATTGTAATCTCGAAAATTTTTGATTGTAACTGATCAATAATTTTTTGTTTCATATTTAATTCATTAAACATTTTTTTATTTAATTCTGCAATAGCTGTTTTGGTTGCTATTGAAGCAAGTTCATTAGTTATTTCTTCATTACCACGCATATAAATAAACCCTCTTGAAACAATTGTTGGATTAGATAATAAACGTTTTTTAGAAGAATCAATAGTAATGATAATCGCGAATAGACCTTCTTCAGATAAAGTCTTTCTTTCTCTAATAACTGCACTACCAATATCACCAATTCCACTACCATCGATATAAATATCTCCAGCTTGGACATGCCCTGCTAATCTAATTGAATCTTTTGTAATTGCGGCAACATCTCCATTATCCATAATTAAAATGTTGTTAGGTTTAACTCCACAACTAACAGCTAAATCACGATGGTACTTAAGCATTCTATGTTCACCATGCATAGGAATAAAGAACTTTGGTTTAACAAGTGATAACATAAGTTTAAGATCATTTTGTGAACCATGACCTGATGTATGTGTATCAGCAAGTGGTCCGTGAGTAATAACTTCAACATCTAATCTAAATAGTTTGTTAATTGTTCGATTAACTCCTTCTTGATTACCAGGAATTGGAGAAGAAGAGAAGATAACAGTATCACCTTTATGAGCTTTAATTTGTTTATGTGATCCATTAGCAATTCTACTTAATGCTGCAAATGGTTCACCTTGTGAACCTGTAACTATTATAGTTACATCACTATCTTTGATCTTATTGATTTCTTCACCAGAGATTAGGAAACCTTTAGGTATTTTAATGTAACCAGATTGTTTACCAACTTCAATTGCTCTTTCCATACTACGTCCAAAAACGGCAATTTTACGTTTATTTAAAATTGATGAATGAATAATTTGTTGAATTCGGTACATATTAGATGCAAAAGTAGCAATAATAATACGTCCTTTTATTCTTGAAAATAATTCATTAATTGATTTACCGATTTTACTATCAGATTCAATTAAACCTTCACGTTCAGCATTTGTTGAGTCTGATAACATACATAAGGTACCTTCAGAACCAATTTGTGCTAATTTATCATATTCAGCTGGCGGACCAACTGGTGTAAAATCAATTTTAAAGTCCCCAGTATGGAATAGAATACCTTCTTTAGTTCTAAAAACAATTCCAAACATATCAGGAATAGAGTGGTTTAATCTTATAAACGACATTTCAGTATGTTTGAAGTTGTACTTATAATGAGACTTAAAAACCTCGATTTGAGGTGATTTAACATCTTCATGTTCATTTAATTTATGTTCGATCATATCAACTGCAATACCAGCAGCATATATTTTAGGTATATTTACTTTTTTTAATAAATATGGAATTCCACCAATGTGATCTTCATGGGCATGTGTAATAAAAAGGCCAACAATACGTTCTTGATTGTCTATTAGATACTGGTAGTCAGGAATAACATAATCAATTCCAAGTAAATGATTGTCTGGAAATAAAATTCCAGAGTCAACAATAAATATCTGATTGCTGATCTCATAAATATACATATTCTTTCCTACTTCGCCTAAGCCTCCTAAGGAAAAAATGCCGATTTCATCGGTTTTTAATAGTGTATTTTTCATAATAATCCTCCGTAAGCAAAACTTCTCTCTCTTATTATAAGATAAAAACTCTAAAAAAGATAGTATAAGACAATTTATGTTATAATATTTTCGAGGTGGAAAGATGAAAAAGTTTATTTTTTTTGATTTAGATAACACAATACATAGTACTAAAAATAAAGAAATTCCTAGTCAAACTATTGACTTAATAAAAAAGTTAGCATTAATGCCTAATACATATGTTGGCTTAGCAACGGGAAGAGGACCATCAAAAGTTCATATGTTAGAAGGACTTGAGGAGTTGTTCACATATAAAATTTTCATTAATGGAAGTGTTGCATATAAGAACAATAAACTTATCTATAGTAATCCTTTAAAACTTGATGATATCGAACAAGTTCTAAAAGAAACTGAAAAAGAAGAAGTTAGTGTAGGTTTTGTTACTATTGATAAAGAATATGTTAATGAATATAGTCTAGAAGTTGATTATGGTATAAAAGGCTTTGGCGACAAAGTTCCAGAAATTAATCCAAAAATTTATATTGAAAAAGAAGTTTACCAATTATGGTTATTTTCAAGAGATAAAGAAAAGATTAATAAAATTACTAGTAAATCAAATTTTCTTTGTTATCCATGGCATAGTGGTGGAGCAGATTTGGTTGACAGAAATACTAATAAAGCGATTGCTATTGCAAAAGTTTTAGAAAACGAAACCGATTATCAATTAATCACTGTTGGTGATGGCCATAATGATATTGAAATGATTAAATTAGCTGATATTGGAATTGCTATGGGAAATAGTGGGTTTCCAGAATTAAAAGAAAAAGCTAATTACGTTGCCCCACATATAGACAGTAATCAGCTTTATGATTTCTTTAAAGAATTAAAGATTATAGACTAAGTTTTTTCTTAACTAGTTCGATATTTTCTTTAGGAATATATAAAGAAATATCAACGTTATGATAAACAAGTTCTTTTATTGCACTGGATGAAACAAAATGATTGTTTCTTGAAGGAAATAAAAGAACAGTTTCAACATTTGGATTGATATTAGCATTATATTCTGATAATGAATATTCATATTCATAATCTTGAATATTTCTTAAACCTCTAAACATAATTTTAATATCATGTTCTTGAGCATAGTTAACAATTAATCCATTTGTTGAATCAACTTTAATTTTTGGAGCATCTTTTAATGCATTTTTTATCATTTGAATTCTTTCTTCAGTTGTAAACTTATGTACCTTTAAAGCGTTATTCGCAACTAAAACAATTAGTTCATCAACTAATTTTGCTGCACGTTTTATAACATCTAAATGACCATTTGTTAAAGGATCAAATGTTCCGGCATAAACAGCTCTAACCATAGTATCACCTCATCACAATTAGTATAACATAATATTAAATAAAAAAGGAGAAAAATCATGAGAATTGAAAAAAGATCAATAGTCTTCCAATTATTGATGTATATTTTATTTCTGCTGTTAGCAATCTTTATGATTGTAAGAACAGTAGTAGGAAAAGAATGGGTTTTATATGTTGGACTTGGAGTTTTTATAGTACTAGGAATTATTTTTTTTCTAATGTATAAAAAAGGAAGTGTTAAACCAATTGAAATTCGCAAAGCAGAAATTATTATTAATAAATATAATTTATATGTATTTATGGTTGGGTATTTAGCACAAATGTTAATAACTAACGAAAGTATAAAAAATATTGTTTTTTGGATTACAAGTGTAATACTGATTCTATCAGCATTAGTTGGGATAATACTGCATTCAAGAATTCTTTTAAGAGATAAAAATAGTAGAAATATAGAAATAATAGGATAGCCTTTTGGGCTGTCCTATTATTTTAATTCAACATCAAATTTTTGTGTTCCAACTAAAGATTCTAATTTAGTAATAGTTTCATCTAAATTATAACTTTGAACTTGGAAGATTACATGATCACCATTACTTAAAACACGATCTCCACCATGAACCATAATGTTTGTTCGGTTAGTTGCATCAGATTGGACTAATTCTTTTATTAAACAGTTTGCTGGCCAAAGAATATCTCTAACAGTTTTATTAACAACAAATGCATTGTCATTAATAATTCCTTTAATCTCATACATATGCCAAACACGGTTTCTATCTTGTTCCTTCATCATTTTCTTTAAAACAATTTCATTTAAAGGCTTAGCATGGAATAAATGAGCAACAATCATTGAAACAAAAATAGCAATAACAATATATAGGGTTGTTTCAACATGAAGAGAAGCTTCAACAATAAATAGTAGTGTTGTTATTGGAGCATCCATAGATGCAGCAAAGAAAGCACCCATTGCTATTAAGATTATTGCAGTTGAATATTCAGGATTAAATCCCATTTTAACTAAAAAAACATTTGAAATTGCACCAATTAAAACTCCAATTACTAAAACAGGAATAAAAAGACCACCAGTAACTGCTGAACCACTTGATAATGTGATTGTAATAATTTTAGCAGCAAATAATAAAACTAAAACTAGCAATGAAAAATGAACAGGGTTGTTTAATAATTCGATAATAATATTATGATGTCCATTACCTAAATTCTCAGGTAACAACAAGCCAATAATTCCAATGATAATAATAGCAAATAATATTTTGTAAAATCTTTTGACATTTTTTAATCTCTCAGAGGATATTTTACCAATTAATTCAATTAAATAGTTAAATAAACTCACAAATAAACCAGTAATAAGTCCAATTAATGGAGCAATCCAAAGATATTTGATTGGCATTGCTGTAATTTGTTGAATTGGGAAAAACACAGAACCTTTATTAAAGATTGCATCAAGGCTTCTAGTAACAATTGTTGAGAAAACTGCTCCACTCATTGCTGCAGTAAGAAGCATCCAAGAAAACTTTTTGTGCATCTCTTCTAATGGGAAAATAATTCCTGCCATTAATGAACCAGTAGCAAATGAGAAACCTGCACTTGTGCCAGATGTTAAAATATATCTTTTAAAAGCTGGTTTAGTATGGAGTGTTTCGTTAACACCCTCAGATATCGAAGTACCAATTAAAACACTAGCACCTTCAATTCCAAGTGGGAAACCACCAAGGAAAACTAATAACGTAGATATCATTGTGAAGATTAAAGTAGGTAACCATTTAAAAGTTAATAAACCTCTTACTAATCCTGCTGTTCTAGGAATTGCTCCACCAGCAGTACTTGGTACTCTATCAATTATTGTTGAAATTAAAAAAGCGATAAATATTAATCCCCCAAAGAATAATGGAATATATAGAGGATTATTTCGTACAAAGATATATATATCCTTAGAGTATTGACTAAAATAGTTAGCAATATACCTAAATCCATAGAGTATTAAACCAGAAACTATTCCGGTTATTACTCCATAAAAAAGGATTACTTTTAAGACGTTGTTCCAACTGTTTTTCATATGATTCATTAATTAACGCAACCTTTCACATTTTTTTATTATACTCCTTTTTTTTCAACTGTAAATAGTTTAAAAGTAGTTTTTTTAAAACAATGATGTAAAAATTAGTTAAACTTTTGAATGATTATATTAATAAACAGAAAATCGATTTGAAAATAGTAATATTTTTGATAAAATATAGGTGATTATTGAACAAAAAAATTAATAACGTTTTCACGATTTGACTTTTAAAAATCGCAAGAGTATAATAACAAAGTATTGAACGGAGGGACATTATGGAAAGCTTAATTAAAGATGTTATTGAATTAGATAAACAAGCAAGAGAAAAAATTATTGAACTACAACAAAATAAAGAAGAACTTGTTAATAGTATTAAAAAAGAAAAAGCTAAAATGATCAAAGATAATGATAAAAAAATAGCTAAAGAATTAAGTTTACAAGAAAAGAAACTAGAAGAGAATTTCATGATGGAAGAAGGAAGATTGAAGCGTTCATTTGAGCAAAGCAGTAAAGAGTTACAAGACAAATTTACTGAAAACAAAGATGAATGGGTTAATAAAATGTTTGAAATATCATTAAACTAAAGTGAAGAAGGTGAAAAAATGCTAATGGAAAATGCATTAGTCACTAAAGCGCGCTCAATCTATGGAAAACTTCTCAAGGATGAAGATTTTAATCAACTAATAAAAAAGAGAACAGTAGGTGAGGTTGCAGCTTATTTAAGAGCGCATCCTTTTTATTTTGAAGCATTTAGTGGAGTGTCAGATCAAAATATTAATCGTAAGAGATTAGAAGAAATAATTAGAAAATATCATTTTACACAAACATTAAAATTAATTAAGTTTGCTGCTAACAAAAATAAGCCTTTTTATGAGATTAATGTTATTGAAAAAGAACATCAAATAATTATGTCAATGTTAAAATCATATATTTCTGATGATAAGTATGATGTAATTAATGATTTACCAATATTTTTTGATAGATATTCTAAACTAGATTTATATGAAATATCGAAAACAAAGAATATTAAAGAACTTGTTGTTGCTTTAAAAGGAACAGTATATGAAAAGATTATGAATCCTTATGTTAATGTTACGAATGATCAAATTCATTTTAATCAATTCGAAATGTTACTTGAGCAAAGATATAATGAATACGTATCAATTCAAATAAAGAAGTTTTTTAAAGGTAAGGTTGAAAAAGATTTATTAAATATCTTAAACACAAGAACTGAATTAAACAATGTTGTCAAAGTTTATCGTTTAAAGAAATTCTATCATACTTCTGATGATGAAATTAAAAGCATCTTAGTTAATAAGTATAATCCAATTAAAGAAAGTAAACTTAATGCATTGTTAAATGTTGAAACACCAGAAGATTTACTAAAAAATGTTTTAAAAAACAGATATGAAAATCTCGCAAGTGTTGATAAAAACTATATTGAAAACTATATGGACAGTATTTCATATCAACTAGCTAAGAAGACATTGTTATATAGTCAAAAAGCACCACTTGTTTATATGTCATATTTAACAATTAGTGATGTTGAAATTGATAATTTAATCCATATTATTGAAGGTATCAGATATGGAGTACCTGAAAGCGAAATTAGAGAGATTATTATTATATAAAATAATCCAAAGTATTTGGTAAAAATAAAGAAAATAAAAAAGAAAGGGAGTGTTTCTTGTGAGCATTGCCAAGATGAAGCTTGTTACATTGAGTTCAGACTTGAATCAATTAGACGAGGTTTTACGTAAATTTATTGAATTTGAACAATTTCACCCGATTGCATCTGAACAATTTGTTGACCGTGTTCGAGGATTAAAAACATTTAGTTCATCGAATCCATTCAAATCATTATTAGATGAAATTATTGAAATAGAAAATGAATTCAATATTCAATTACCGCAAGTTAAACAAGATAATTTAGAATATAACATTGACCAGATGCATGATGAAGTTGTTAAAGTGCATCAGGAATTAAGAAGAGAAGTTAAAGCAATTAAAGATATTGAAAAAGAAATGGAATTATATAATCTATCGTTAGAACAAATCCATAACTTAGAAAACTTAGATATTTCACTTGATGATATCTTCTCATGTAAGTTTTTATATACAAGATTTGGTAGATTACCAGTTGATAGTATAGAAAAAATAAAATATTACAGAAACAAACCATTTATATTTAAAGCATTTAATGAAAAAGATAATTATGTTTGGTGTATGTATATGGCTACTGAAGAATATAAACATGAAATTGATAGTTTATTTGCTTCATTATTCTTTGAAAGAGTTAGAATTCCAGAATTTGTTCATGGAACTCCTGAAAAAGCTGAAAAACAATTAGTAGAACATATTGAGTGTTTAAAACTTGATTTAGATGGTTTAAAAAATGAACTTAGCAAGATGAAAGAAACATGTATGGGAAATCTTTCAAGAACAAAAGGTGAATTAGAGTTTTTAGGAAAACTTTTTGAAGCTAAAAAATATGTTGTTGGACTTGGTGAAAGATTTTCAATTACAGGGTTTGTTGTTAAAACTGATGTTGATAAGTTTAAAGATCACTTTAAAGAAACAGCAAATTTAGATATTGATGTTAGACCTGCATCAAGTGATAAAAGAATTACTCCACCAACTAAGTTGAAAAATAATTGGTTTACAAGACCATTCCAAATGTATGTTGAAATGTATGGTACACCTTCTTATAAAGATATTGATCCAACATTGTTTGTTTCGATTACATATACATTGATTTTCGGTATAATGTTTGGAGATTTTGGTCAAGGCTTATTAATGTCACTTATTGGTTTCTTATTAGCTAAATATAAGAAAATGCCACTTGGAAGTATTATTGCAAGAATTGGTATTTCATCAGCATTCTTTGGACTTATATATGGATCGTTCTTTGGTAATGAAGAAATACTCGGTGAAATATATCAAAAGATTGGAATTGCAGGTAAATTCTTACCACTCCATGTAATGAGTAGTAGCGTTACAATGAACTTGCTTATAGGAACAGTTTTAATCGGTGCTGTATTAATTCTTACTGTAATTATAATGAACACGATTATTAAGTTTAAACATAAAGATTATGCACATGCTGTTCTTTCTAACAATGGTCTTATGGGGTTATTGTTTTACGGCTTCTTATTAACAGGTATTGTACTTAAAATATTAAATGTTGCAAACTTGTTTAATACAGTGACAATAATATTATTAGTGGTTATACCATTATTAACTATTTTCCTTAAAGAACCAATTGAAAGATTACTACATAAAGAAAAGCCTTTCCCAGATGGATTTGGTGGATTCTTTATTGAAGGATTCTTTGAACTATTTGAAGTATTGTTATCATATGTAACAAACACAATGTCATTCTTAAGAGTCGGTGGTTTTATATTATCACATGCTGGTATGATGTTAGTTGTTAATAAGTTAGCACAAATGGGTGGTGGCAATAATATAGTTGTCTTAATCATCGGTAACTTATTTGTTATGGGACTTGAAGGCTTGATTGTAGGTATTCAAGTATTAAGATTAGAATTTTATGAAATGTTTTCAAGATATTATGAAGGTGACGGAACACCTTTTACACCAATTAAATTTTAGGAGGAAAAAATTATGTTAAATGTATTAAAAATTATGGTTCCAATTTTAGGAGTTTTATTAGTTATTTTACCTTTAGTAAAGGTATTTAAAGGAAATGCAAGTAAAGTATCAGTTAAAAAAAGAATGATTCTTCATGTTGCTTTATTCTTTGCGTTAGTATTAGGTCTAGCTCTTGCTACACCAACTGTATTTGCTGCTGAAGAAGTAGTTCCAGCTGCAGGTGAAAGTGTTGGTACAGGGTTAAAATATATAGCTGCTGCACTTGCAACAGGTTTATCAGCTCTTGGAGCAGGGATTGCGGTTGCTGCTGCAGCACCAAGTGCTATTGGAGCAATTTCAGAAAATCCAAAGAACTTTGGTAAATCATTAATTTTCGTTGCCTTAGGT contains the following coding sequences:
- the proS gene encoding proline--tRNA ligase, translating into MKDKKLVDAITSRDTDFAKWYTDLCLKAELMDYSDVAGFIIYRPYGYAIWENIQSYLDKKFKETGHQNVYMPLVIPESLFQKEKDHVEGFAPETAMITTSGVEDLPERLIVRPTSEVLFSTHYSKIVQSYRDLPKKYNQWCSVVRWEKTTRPFLRGKEFLWQEGHTIHDNEIEAKTETLDMLETYKNLGKDLLAIPFVTGRKTEKEKFAGAEETYTIEALMHDGKALQSGTTHYFGQGFAKAFDIKFQNEQSKIEYVYQTSWGVSTRLIGAIIMVHGDDEGLVLPPYVAPDQVVIIPIQGKKEEVKNASNKIYQELKEKGIRVLLDDSNKSPGWKFSEYEMKGVPIRLEVGPRDLESNEVTLVTRHNRNKKQVKLDDLAVEVEKSMKEMHEEMYQNALNHVNKNTREAKTYDEFKKHLEKGGYVKISISGEEAEIKIKEDTGATARAIIDSDLVTEICPVTNKKAVQTVLFARAY
- a CDS encoding cation:proton antiporter; translation: MLTNVFLVNAFGNLNGFELMFALGGMILIGHLIGKLFNKIKMPEVTGYIVSGILINLIIRFIFKKEAIVNELVDSFQVVIVIALSFVSFMIGTQISKYKVRKFSKTVIPVVILQLIFVVSFTTLFFWILNDLKFALLIGAISSATAPAAIVEITGKYKTKGALTDVLSSIVALDNLVGIIYFFTILGFIEQGNTLNVSYLPSFEYLIGAFAAIIIGIVTGFILVLFDKYMFVKIKDNDEKQHSYLVIMVGMILLISLGSYMISNSPLTSIYHVSPFITTLVAGIVFTNFIDQASNEEQSYAMHQFLPPLLTAFFVVAGMELDVTKLFTITGLYALVYVITHATGKFLGAYLGTRIVPSTKKVLKNHLPYAVLTQGGFEIYLAGIAATVLKDNQILLVVLTSVLMFELFAPLLLTRALFNAGEVKALSIPIQMEEISKKTKLTKTKRLRKNS
- a CDS encoding ribonuclease J is translated as MKNTLLKTDEIGIFSLGGLGEVGKNMYIYEISNQIFIVDSGILFPDNHLLGIDYVIPDYQYLIDNQERIVGLFITHAHEDHIGGIPYLLKKVNIPKIYAAGIAVDMIEHKLNEHEDVKSPQIEVFKSHYKYNFKHTEMSFIRLNHSIPDMFGIVFRTKEGILFHTGDFKIDFTPVGPPAEYDKLAQIGSEGTLCMLSDSTNAEREGLIESDSKIGKSINELFSRIKGRIIIATFASNMYRIQQIIHSSILNKRKIAVFGRSMERAIEVGKQSGYIKIPKGFLISGEEINKIKDSDVTIIVTGSQGEPFAALSRIANGSHKQIKAHKGDTVIFSSSPIPGNQEGVNRTINKLFRLDVEVITHGPLADTHTSGHGSQNDLKLMLSLVKPKFFIPMHGEHRMLKYHRDLAVSCGVKPNNILIMDNGDVAAITKDSIRLAGHVQAGDIYIDGSGIGDIGSAVIRERKTLSEEGLFAIIITIDSSKKRLLSNPTIVSRGFIYMRGNEEITNELASIATKTAIAELNKKMFNELNMKQKIIDQLQSKIFEITMRKPVIIPIISDLSKTKETN
- a CDS encoding HAD-IIB family hydrolase, coding for MKKFIFFDLDNTIHSTKNKEIPSQTIDLIKKLALMPNTYVGLATGRGPSKVHMLEGLEELFTYKIFINGSVAYKNNKLIYSNPLKLDDIEQVLKETEKEEVSVGFVTIDKEYVNEYSLEVDYGIKGFGDKVPEINPKIYIEKEVYQLWLFSRDKEKINKITSKSNFLCYPWHSGGADLVDRNTNKAIAIAKVLENETDYQLITVGDGHNDIEMIKLADIGIAMGNSGFPELKEKANYVAPHIDSNQLYDFFKELKIID
- the coaD gene encoding pantetheine-phosphate adenylyltransferase, whose translation is MVRAVYAGTFDPLTNGHLDVIKRAAKLVDELIVLVANNALKVHKFTTEERIQMIKNALKDAPKIKVDSTNGLIVNYAQEHDIKIMFRGLRNIQDYEYEYSLSEYNANINPNVETVLLFPSRNNHFVSSSAIKELVYHNVDISLYIPKENIELVKKKLSL
- a CDS encoding chloride channel protein, yielding MNHMKNSWNNVLKVILFYGVITGIVSGLILYGFRYIANYFSQYSKDIYIFVRNNPLYIPLFFGGLIFIAFLISTIIDRVPSTAGGAIPRTAGLVRGLLTFKWLPTLIFTMISTLLVFLGGFPLGIEGASVLIGTSISEGVNETLHTKPAFKRYILTSGTSAGFSFATGSLMAGIIFPLEEMHKKFSWMLLTAAMSGAVFSTIVTRSLDAIFNKGSVFFPIQQITAMPIKYLWIAPLIGLITGLFVSLFNYLIELIGKISSERLKNVKRFYKILFAIIIIGIIGLLLPENLGNGHHNIIIELLNNPVHFSLLVLVLLFAAKIITITLSSGSAVTGGLFIPVLVIGVLIGAISNVFLVKMGFNPEYSTAIILIAMGAFFAASMDAPITTLLFIVEASLHVETTLYIVIAIFVSMIVAHLFHAKPLNEIVLKKMMKEQDRNRVWHMYEIKGIINDNAFVVNKTVRDILWPANCLIKELVQSDATNRTNIMVHGGDRVLSNGDHVIFQVQSYNLDETITKLESLVGTQKFDVELK
- a CDS encoding V-type ATPase subunit, translating into MENALVTKARSIYGKLLKDEDFNQLIKKRTVGEVAAYLRAHPFYFEAFSGVSDQNINRKRLEEIIRKYHFTQTLKLIKFAANKNKPFYEINVIEKEHQIIMSMLKSYISDDKYDVINDLPIFFDRYSKLDLYEISKTKNIKELVVALKGTVYEKIMNPYVNVTNDQIHFNQFEMLLEQRYNEYVSIQIKKFFKGKVEKDLLNILNTRTELNNVVKVYRLKKFYHTSDDEIKSILVNKYNPIKESKLNALLNVETPEDLLKNVLKNRYENLASVDKNYIENYMDSISYQLAKKTLLYSQKAPLVYMSYLTISDVEIDNLIHIIEGIRYGVPESEIREIIII